The DNA region ACCGAGGCGCTGAAGGACGGCCGCTCCGCGGCCAGCGTCCCGCTCGGCCGCGTCGTGCTGCACCGGATCGGCCGCGGAGCCGATCGCGCGCTGATCGCGCTGATCAAGCCGGCGGTCAACGCCGCGCAGCCAAAGCCGGACGCAATCGCGCAACCGGCCGCAGCAGAGGAAGCGGTCGCGGCGGCGCCAGCCGCCTCCGAAAGTGTCACGGCACCAGTCGAGCCGCCGCCACCACCTGCGATCGAACCGGTCGTGCATGAAGCAGCATCGCAGCCGGCGGCCGATGCCCCCTCCTTCACGCTGTTCGATGCGCTCGACCCGGAGACCCCCGCAGCCGAGCCGATCGCGAATGCGCCGCAATCAGAACCGGTGGAGCCGGCGCCTGAGCCCGCGACAGCAGAACAGGCGCACGCCGAGCCCACACCCGCACATCTCGAGGCCGCTTCCGACGAAGCACCGATGGGCGAGGAGTTGCTCGCAGACGCACTGGTCGAGATGGCGGCGGACGAGGATGCCGAGCCGCTCGCCGCGCCCGATCTCGCAGACACCGCGAGCGAGCCGGTCGAGACACTGCCGATGCCGCCGGCCGATCCCGTCCCGTCGCCCTATGCGATCGCGGATCTGCCCGCGGCGACACAAGCCGATGAACCACCGATTGCGGCGCTCGCGCCCGCGAAGCTGCCGTCCTGGCAGGACGAGCCGCTACCGCCGCGGCGGCATCCGCTGCGCTTCATGTGGCAGATGGACCATGAGGCCCGCTTCTCGCTCGGCTCCGACGAATTCACCCGCCTGATCGGCATGCACACGGCCGCAGGCTTCGGCCGGCTCTGGAGCGACATCGCCGAGAGTTTTGGGCTCGATCCCGAAGGCCGCGTCATGCAGGCGTTCAAAAGCCACACCACCTGGAGCGGCATCACGCTGAACTGGCCGGTCGATGGCGGCGGGCGGCTGCCGGTCGAGCTGTCCGGCCTGCCGGTGCTCGATCGCAACCGGAATTTTGCCGGCTATCGCGGCTTTGGTGTGTGCCGCGACCTCGACGGGCTTGCGCGACTCGCCGCGTTGCGCCGCTATGAGTTCTTTGGTGGACCGACCGTGCCGCAGCCGCTGTCGGCGGATGTGGCGCCGGCGCAGCCCATGGCCGATGAGCTGCCGCCGCATGACCATGCTCCGCCCGTCGCGGAGCCGCCGCCCGACACCGATGCCGCACCAAACCTTGAGGAACTGACCGAGCCGATCACACCAGAAGCGCCAGCCCCAGCCGATCCGGAACACGCCGTGGAAACGCCCCAAGATACGCACGAAGTGCAAAAGGACAAGCACGAAGTGCCAGGCGAACCGTCGCACCAGGTGCACGATGATCCGCCGCCCGCGTTGCGCGACGACACGTCGCCGAACGTGGTGCCGTTCCGCCTCGCCGGCGACACGCGGCCGCCGTCGCTGACGCCGGTCGAGAACAACGCCTTCAACGAGCTCGCGCGCCAATTGTCGGAGCGGCTCGAGCGCGACGCCATTCTCACCGCGACGCCGGACGAGAGCGCCGCCACCGCGGAGCCGGTGGCGGAGCCGCCGCCTGCTCCGAGCGAGCCGACGCAGGAAGAGCCGCATCAGGACGTGCTGGCGCCCGCGCAGCAGGCCGCATGGCTGGCGCAGCCCGAGCCTGCGCCGCACGGCACCTCGCGGCGCGACCGCGCGCTGCTCGACCTGCTGCCGGTCGGCATCCTGATCTACCGGCTCGACCGCCTGCTCTATGCCAACCACGCCTTCCTCGCCCGCATGGGCTACGACAGCCTGCATGCGCTGGAAGCGGCCGGCGGGCTCGATGCACTCTATGTCGAGCCGGGCGTCTCGCAGGCGAGCAGCACATCGGGCACCGGCACGCCGGTCACGATCTCGACGACCCCAAGCGCGGACGATCAGGCGCAGCCGATCTCCGCCGAGGCGCGGCTGCACACCGTCAACTGGGACGACGACTCGGCGCTGGCGTTGATCTTCTCGCGCACCCATGACGAGGACGCCGCGGTCGCCGCCGCTTTGTCCGAGCCCGAGCCTGTGGTTGCGCCACCGCCGCAGGCCGGCCAGGCCGATGCCGAAGAGTTAGGGGCGATCCTCGACACCGCGGCCGAGGGCATCATCATGTTCGATGCCGAAGGCACCATCCATTCCTGCAACCGCAGCGCGGAGGCGTTGTTCGGCTATGATGGCGACGAGCTGATCAAGCACAATCTCGCCGATCTGTTCGCGCCGGAGAGCCAGCACGGCATCTTCGACTATCTCGCCGGCGTGAAATCGCCTGGAGTCGCCAGCCTGCTCGACCACGGCCGCGAAACGCTCGGCCGCGTGCGCCAGGGCGGCCTCATCCCGCTATCGGTGACGATGGGCCGCACCCGCGCCGACGGCCCGAACTTCTTCGCCGTGTTCCGGGATCTCTCGCAGTCGAAAAGGAGCGAAGGCGAGTTGCACGAGGCGCGCCGGCTCGCCGAACGCGCCGCCAATGCCAAGTCCGATATGCTGGCGCGGATCAGCCACGAGCTGCGCACGCCGCTCAACGCCATCATCGGCTTTGCCGAGGTGATGATCTCGGAGCGCTTCGGCACGCTCGGCA from Bradyrhizobium genosp. L includes:
- a CDS encoding PAS domain-containing protein, whose translation is MNDAEFQIQALGDLRLADHAASALPAWLWSADGARILWANPAGAQVFGAADSAELARRSFGPADPHRRQVARLGHGLPANGAVRLERLRGFGAAPGGLATCGCVRIDLPDGSHGTLVGAVSAIGRIMPFAERLQRLVAGLDRPAAAFGADGLLIASNEAARPLPGLHDLTEAGLAAMRTEALKDGRSAASVPLGRVVLHRIGRGADRALIALIKPAVNAAQPKPDAIAQPAAAEEAVAAAPAASESVTAPVEPPPPPAIEPVVHEAASQPAADAPSFTLFDALDPETPAAEPIANAPQSEPVEPAPEPATAEQAHAEPTPAHLEAASDEAPMGEELLADALVEMAADEDAEPLAAPDLADTASEPVETLPMPPADPVPSPYAIADLPAATQADEPPIAALAPAKLPSWQDEPLPPRRHPLRFMWQMDHEARFSLGSDEFTRLIGMHTAAGFGRLWSDIAESFGLDPEGRVMQAFKSHTTWSGITLNWPVDGGGRLPVELSGLPVLDRNRNFAGYRGFGVCRDLDGLARLAALRRYEFFGGPTVPQPLSADVAPAQPMADELPPHDHAPPVAEPPPDTDAAPNLEELTEPITPEAPAPADPEHAVETPQDTHEVQKDKHEVPGEPSHQVHDDPPPALRDDTSPNVVPFRLAGDTRPPSLTPVENNAFNELARQLSERLERDAILTATPDESAATAEPVAEPPPAPSEPTQEEPHQDVLAPAQQAAWLAQPEPAPHGTSRRDRALLDLLPVGILIYRLDRLLYANHAFLARMGYDSLHALEAAGGLDALYVEPGVSQASSTSGTGTPVTISTTPSADDQAQPISAEARLHTVNWDDDSALALIFSRTHDEDAAVAAALSEPEPVVAPPPQAGQADAEELGAILDTAAEGIIMFDAEGTIHSCNRSAEALFGYDGDELIKHNLADLFAPESQHGIFDYLAGVKSPGVASLLDHGRETLGRVRQGGLIPLSVTMGRTRADGPNFFAVFRDLSQSKRSEGELHEARRLAERAANAKSDMLARISHELRTPLNAIIGFAEVMISERFGTLGNERYAEYMKDIRASGERVIAIVNDLLDLSRIETGKLDLAFASQNLNEMVESCVAVMQPQANRERIIIRTSLAHTLPPVVADARALRQITLNLIGNSIHLANAGGQVIVSTALSDFGEVMLRVRDTGQSLNDNEVAAALEPFRAPAPSDQAGSGGVSLSLTKALVEANRAKFQIKTAGRAGTLIEVVFSHATARA